Part of the Micromonospora inyonensis genome, CCTCACCGAGCCGTACGACGACCCCACCCCCGACGCGGGGGCGGTCGGCACGGGGCTCGACGCCACCGCTGGTGGCGAGCACGAGGCTGCACCGGAGGTGGCGCCCGCGGAACCCGAGCCGGTGCTGCCCGAGCCGGTCCGGCAGCGGATCGTCACGCTCACTGCGGCGGTGCTGCCCGGCCTGCCCGTCGACGAGGTGCCCGTGCCGCTGCGCCGGGTGGCCAAGTTCGCCCCCAACCGGCGCGCCCGGCTCGGCGCGCCGGCCATCGCCGCCCAGCTCACCGCCGATCCGCTGTTCCGCCAGCGGGTCACCGCCCGGGTGCTGGCCGACGCCGGTGACCTCGGTGCCGCCGTCGTCGAGGGGACGGCCCCGGCCGCCGCCGACCCGGTCGAGGTGGCCGCGCTGGCGTATCTCGCCCGGCCGGTGGGCTGGCGCGACCTGGTCGACGCCAGCGGTGCGGCGGTGCGTGCCGAGGCGGACAGCGCGGTCGTCGCCGAGCTGGTCCGCGAGGCCGAACAGCGGGCCACCCGGGCCGAGCACGACCGGGCCGTGGCGCGGGTGGAGGCGGAGAAGCTCCGCGACGAGCTGGCCCGGGTCCGCGACGAGCTGGGGCAGCTCCGGGAGGAACACCGGGTGCTGGCCCGTACGTTGCGAGAGACCCAGACCCGGGAACGCCGGGCCAACGAACTGCTCGCCACCGAACGCGGCCGGGCCGCGCGGGCCGCCGCGGACGCCGACGCCGAGCTGCGCCGGGTCCGGAACCGGCTGGCCGAGGTGGAGGCCGCCGCCGGGGCCGCCCGGGCCAGCGCCAAGGAGGCCCGCTCGGTCGACGACGCGAAGCTCTGGCTGCTGCTGGAGACGATCGGCCAGGCGGCCCTCGGTCTGCGCCGGGAACTGGCCCTCGACCCGGTGGACCGGCTGCCCGCCGACTTCGTCGCCGACGCCTTCGCCGACCAACCGACCACCGCCCCGGCCAGCCCGTCCGCCCGCGCCCGGGACACCGACGACCCGGCCCGGCTGGACCA contains:
- a CDS encoding NYN domain-containing protein is translated as MPLTEPYDDPTPDAGAVGTGLDATAGGEHEAAPEVAPAEPEPVLPEPVRQRIVTLTAAVLPGLPVDEVPVPLRRVAKFAPNRRARLGAPAIAAQLTADPLFRQRVTARVLADAGDLGAAVVEGTAPAAADPVEVAALAYLARPVGWRDLVDASGAAVRAEADSAVVAELVREAEQRATRAEHDRAVARVEAEKLRDELARVRDELGQLREEHRVLARTLRETQTRERRANELLATERGRAARAAADADAELRRVRNRLAEVEAAAGAARASAKEARSVDDAKLWLLLETIGQAALGLRRELALDPVDRLPADFVADAFADQPTTAPASPSARARDTDDPARLDQLLALPKAHLVVDGYNVTKRGFGEMSLEQQRKRLITGLGGIAAQTGDEVTVVFDGAERMHGLPPTPRGVRVLFSRKGETADELIRRLVRAEPPGRPVVVVSSDREVADGVRRHGAYPLGADALLRRLARS